A window of the Aquarana catesbeiana isolate 2022-GZ linkage group LG05, ASM4218655v1, whole genome shotgun sequence genome harbors these coding sequences:
- the PEX2 gene encoding peroxisome biogenesis factor 2, with the protein MAVAENNMEDINPVLRISQLDAIELNKALEQLIWSQFNSCFQGFKPGLLSRFEPEIKAFLCLFLWRYTVYSKNTTVGQSILNMQYKNDLSQTKTYRPLNKQQKLWFALFTVGGKWLEERSYDLFSNHPFGSSFQRTKYFINVVSGLLKICGLLNFLVFLQQGKFATLAERLLGIRSVFSKPQTIRQVGFEHMNREILWHGFAEFLIFLLPLINTQKLKSKMFSWFKPVKGLSFTDPSLVVLCKECCLCGEWPTMPHTIGCSHVFCYYCIKSNYMADMYFTCPKCSTQVHSLQPLEFKVEISEVHTL; encoded by the coding sequence ATGGCTGTGGCAGAAAACAATATGGAAGACATAAATCCTGTGTTAAGAATAAGTCAACTGGATGCTATTGAATTAAACAAGGCATTGGAGCAATTAATCTGGTCTCAATTTAACAGTTGTTTTCAAGGCTTCAAACCAGGACTTTTGAGTCGCTTTGAACCAGAGATTAAAGCATTTTTATGTCTGTTCTTATGGAGATATACAGTATACTCCAAAAACACTACTGTTGGTCAGTCGATTTTGAACATGCAGTACAAAAATGACTTATCTCAAACTAAAACATACAGGCCACttaataaacagcagaaattatGGTTTGCACTTTTTACAGTTGGAGGAAAATGGCTGGAAGAAAGGTCCTATGATTTATTTAGTAATCACCCATTTGGGTCATCTTTTCAGAGAACAAAGTACTTTATTAATGTTGTGTCTGGCCTCCTGAAGATTTGTGGACTGCTTAATTTTTTGGTTTTCTTGCAGCAAGGAAAGTTTGCCACACTGGCTGAACGCCTTTTAGGAATCCGGTCAGTTTTCAGCAAGCCTCAAACTATACGGCAGGTTGGGTTTGAGCACATGAATAGAGAAATTTTGTGGCATGGATTTGCCGAATTTCTGATCTTTCTTTTGCCTCTGATCAACACACAAAAACTGAAATCAAAGATGTTTTCCTGGTTTAAGCCAGTCAAAGGGCTCTCTTTTACTGATCCATCACTAGTGGTCCTTTGTAAGGAATGCTGCTTGTGTGGGGAATGGCCAACTATGCCACATACCATTGGCTGCAGCCATGTCTTCTGCTACTACTGTATTAAAAGTAATTACATGGCTGATATGTATTTCACATGCCCAAAATGTAGCACTCAAGTACACAGTCTGCAGCCCCTTGAGTTCAAAGTCGAAATTTCTGAAGTTCACACTTTATAA